From Camelina sativa cultivar DH55 chromosome 20, Cs, whole genome shotgun sequence, the proteins below share one genomic window:
- the LOC104768311 gene encoding protein root UVB sensitive 5 codes for MYCTLRFPLPLHIPRTRTKASCKPKRRRVEHLRCCVQPSLREDDEEADDRSVGAQGRVSIVVERYGNGTSKRYLLDDDDDSPLQGFLEERETKPDNKSQSSNSSETNTLWLPDVVKDFVFPTGFPGSVSDDYLDYMLWQFPTNVTGWICNVLVTSSLLKAVGVGSFSGTSAAATAAASAAAIRWVSKDGIGALGRLLIGGRFGSLFDDDPKQWRMYADFIGSTGSFFDLATQLYPTQFLLLASTGNLAKAVARGLRDPSFRVIQNHFAISGNLGEVAAKEEVWEVAAQLIGLGIGILIIDTPGLVKSFPFVSLTWTSIRLVHLWLRYQSLAVLRFNTVNLKRARMLVESHVVHSIVPGYVDCNKRENILLWQRFMKPRIIFGVSLEEVSGLEKSVSKVKALLKIYTEEKYILTLNGFNTNTEFYVSFKVNATSRDVLRCLWQAYWLEENMEGGLKDKDSVYQWLKQSLSEMDNKFDDFLFKLDTGGWNLRESNLKIPNKVLIEHESIPL; via the exons atgTACTGTACTTTGCGATTTCCCTTGCCTCTTCACATTCCCCGAACTCGAACAAAGGCGTCTTGTAAGCCGAAACGACGCCGTGTGGAGCACTTGCGATGCTGTGTTCAGCCTAGTCTTCGTGAAGATGACGAAGAGGCCGATGATAGGAG TGTTGGAGCTCAAGGACGAGTTTCGATTGTGGTAGAGAGATACGGAAACGGCACTTCAAAAAG ATATTtgctagatgatgatgatgattcccCTTTACAAGGCTTTCTCGAGGAGCGTGAAACTAAGCCTGATAACAAATCTCAGAGCTCAAATTCCTCAGAAACCAACACGCTTTGGCTTCCAGATGTTGTTAAGGATTTTGTTTTTCCCACAGGCTTTCCTG GGTCTGTTTCAGATGATTACTTGGACTACATGTTGTGGCAGTTCCCTACCAATGTTACCGGGTGGATTTGTAATGTATTAGTCACTTCAAGTCTTCTCAAG GCGGTTGGCGTTGGCTCTTTCTCAGGAACTTCTGCTGCCGCTACTGCTGCTGCTTCCGCTGCAGCCATCAG ATGGGTGTCCAAGGATGGAATTGGAGCTCTTGGTCGTCTTCTTATTG GTGGACGTTTTGGTAGCCTTTTTGACGATGATCCCAAGCAATGGCGCATGTATGCAGATTTTATTGGCAGTACTGGAAG TTTCTTTGATCTGGCTACACAACTATATCCAACCCAGTTCCTACTGCTGGCATCCACGGGAAATCTAGCCAAG GCTGTGGCTAGAGGATTGAGAGACCCTTCCTTCAGGGTGATTCAGAATCACTTTGCCATCTCAGGGAATCTTGGAGAGGTAGCAGCCAAG GAAGAAGTGTGGGAAGTTGCTGCTCAGCTAATTGGTCTTGGTATCGGCATTTTGATCatt GACACGCCAGGCCTTGTAAAGTCATTTCCCTTTGTGTCACTTACATGGACGAGCATAAGACTTGTTCATCTCTGGCTACGCTACCAGTCACTTGCAGTCCTGCGATTTAACACA GTAAATCTCAAGCGTGCTCGTATGCTAGTTGAATCTCATGTTGTACATTCCATCGTACCAG GATATGTTGACTGCAACAAGCGAGAAAACATTTTGTTGTGGCAGAGATTCATGAAACCTCGGATCATCTTTGGTGTATCTCTTGAGGAAGTATCTGGTCTGGAAAAGTCTGTTTCTAAG GTGAAAGCACTCCTTAAAATATACACAGAGGAGAAATATATTCTTACGTTGAATGGGTTCAACACGAATACCGAGTTTTATGTATCCTTTAAG GTGAATGCCACAAGCAGAGACGTGTTGAGATGTCTTTGGCAGGCATATTGGTTAGAGGAGAACATGGAAGGAGGCTTAAAAGACAAGGATAGTGTGTACCAGTGGCTGAAGCAAAGCTTGTCGGAGATGGACAACAAGTTTGATGATTTCTTGTTCAAGTTGGATACTGGTGGATGGAATCTACGTGAATCTAACTTGAAGATTCCAAACAAAGTCCTCATCGAGCACGAATCTATCCCTCTCTAA
- the LOC104768310 gene encoding protein root UVB sensitive 5-like, whose amino-acid sequence MYCTLRFPLPLHIPRTRTKASCKPKRRRVEHLRCCVQPSLREDDEEADDRSVGAQGRVSIVVERYGNGTSKRYLLDDDDDSPLQGFLEERETKPDNKSQSSNSSETNTLWLPDVVKDFVFPTGFPGSVSDDYLDYMLWQFPTNVTGWICNVLVTSSLLKAVGVGSFSGTSAAATAAASAAAIRWVSKDGIGALGRLLIGGRFGSLFDDDPKQWRMYADFIGSTGSFFDLATQLYPTQFLLLASTGNLAKAVARGLRDPSFRVIQNHFAISGNLGEVAAKEEVWEVAAQLIGLGIGILIIDTPGLVKSFPFVSLTWTSIRLVHLWLRYQSLAVLRFNTVNLKRARMLVESHVVHSIVPGYVDCNKRENILLWQRFMKPRIIFGVSLEEVSGLEXEISSSKSSCRRRVLFRLLDSGELRTLKPSSKI is encoded by the exons atgTACTGTACTTTGCGATTTCCCTTGCCTCTTCACATTCCCCGAACTCGAACAAAGGCGTCTTGTAAGCCGAAACGACGCCGTGTGGAGCACTTGCGATGCTGTGTTCAGCCTAGTCTTCGTGAAGATGACGAAGAGGCCGATGATAGGAG TGTTGGAGCTCAAGGACGAGTTTCGATTGTGGTAGAGAGATACGGAAACGGCACTTCAAAAAG ATATTtgctagatgatgatgatgattcccCTTTACAAGGCTTTCTCGAGGAGCGTGAAACTAAGCCTGATAACAAATCTCAGAGCTCAAATTCCTCAGAAACCAACACGCTTTGGCTTCCAGATGTTGTTAAGGATTTTGTTTTTCCCACAGGCTTTCCTG GGTCTGTTTCAGATGATTACTTGGACTACATGTTGTGGCAGTTCCCTACCAATGTTACCGGGTGGATTTGTAATGTATTAGTCACTTCAAGTCTTCTCAAG GCGGTTGGCGTTGGCTCTTTCTCAGGAACTTCTGCTGCCGCTACTGCTGCTGCTTCCGCTGCAGCCATCAG ATGGGTGTCCAAGGATGGAATTGGAGCTCTTGGTCGTCTTCTTATTG GTGGACGTTTTGGTAGCCTTTTTGACGATGATCCCAAGCAATGGCGCATGTATGCAGATTTTATTGGCAGTACTGGAAG TTTCTTTGATCTGGCTACACAACTATATCCAACCCAGTTCCTACTGCTGGCATCCACGGGAAATCTAGCCAAG GCTGTGGCTAGAGGATTGAGAGACCCTTCCTTCAGGGTGATTCAGAATCACTTTGCCATCTCAGGGAATCTTGGAGAGGTAGCAGCCAAG GAAGAAGTGTGGGAAGTTGCTGCTCAGCTAATTGGTCTTGGTATCGGCATTTTGATCatt GACACGCCAGGCCTTGTAAAGTCATTTCCCTTTGTGTCACTTACATGGACGAGCATAAGACTTGTTCATCTCTGGCTACGCTACCAGTCACTTGCAGTCCTGCGATTTAACACA GTAAATCTCAAGCGTGCTCGTATGCTAGTTGAATCTCATGTTGTACATTCCATCGTACCAG GATATGTTGACTGCAACAAGCGAGAAAACATTTTGTTGTGGCAGAGATTCATGAAACCTCGGATCATCTTTGGTGTATCTCTTGAGGAAGTATCTGGTCTGGAAAANGAGATTAGCAGTTCAAAGAGCAGCTGTCGACGACGTGTCTTGTTTAGGCTACTTGACTCCGGCGAACTCCGAACCCTAAAACCTAGctccaaaatataa
- the LOC104768313 gene encoding protein root UVB sensitive 5-like isoform X1 has product MYCTLRFPLPLHIPRTRTKASCKPKRRRVEHLRCCVQPSLREDDEEADDRSVGAQGRVSIVVERYGNGTSKRYLLDDDDDSPLQGFLEERETKPDNKSQSSNSSETNTLWLPDVVKDFVFPTGFPGSVSDDYLDYMLWQFPTNVTGWICNVLVTSSLLKAVGVGSFSGTSAAATAAASAAAIRWVSKDGIGALGRLLIGGRFGSLFDDDPKQWRMYADFIGSTGSFFDLATQLYPTQFLLLASTGNLAKAVARGLRDPSFRVIQNHFAISGNLGEVAAKEEVWEVAAQLIGLGHARPCKVISLCVTYMDEHKTCSSLATLPVTCSPAI; this is encoded by the exons atgTACTGTACTTTGCGATTTCCCTTGCCTCTTCACATTCCCCGAACTCGAACAAAGGCGTCTTGTAAGCCGAAACGACGCCGTGTGGAGCACTTGCGATGCTGTGTTCAGCCTAGTCTTCGTGAAGATGACGAAGAGGCCGATGATAGGAG TGTTGGAGCTCAAGGACGAGTTTCGATTGTGGTAGAGAGATACGGAAACGGCACTTCAAAAAG ATATTtgctagatgatgatgatgattcccCTTTACAAGGCTTTCTCGAGGAGCGTGAAACTAAGCCTGATAACAAATCTCAGAGCTCAAATTCCTCAGAAACCAACACGCTTTGGCTTCCAGATGTTGTTAAGGATTTTGTTTTTCCCACAGGCTTTCCTG GGTCTGTTTCAGATGATTACTTGGACTACATGTTGTGGCAGTTCCCTACCAATGTTACCGGGTGGATTTGTAATGTATTAGTCACTTCAAGTCTTCTCAAG GCGGTTGGCGTTGGCTCTTTCTCAGGAACTTCTGCTGCCGCTACTGCTGCTGCTTCCGCTGCAGCCATCAG ATGGGTGTCCAAGGATGGAATTGGAGCTCTTGGTCGTCTTCTTATTG GTGGACGTTTTGGTAGCCTTTTTGACGATGATCCCAAGCAATGGCGCATGTATGCAGATTTTATTGGCAGTACTGGAAG TTTCTTTGATCTGGCTACACAACTATATCCAACCCAGTTCCTACTGCTGGCATCCACGGGAAATCTAGCCAAG GCTGTGGCTAGAGGATTGAGAGACCCTTCCTTCAGGGTGATTCAGAATCACTTTGCCATCTCAGGGAATCTTGGAGAGGTAGCAGCCAAG GAAGAAGTGTGGGAAGTTGCTGCTCAGCTAATTGGTCTTG GACACGCCAGGCCTTGTAAAGTCATTTCCCTTTGTGTCACTTACATGGACGAGCATAAGACTTGTTCATCTCTGGCTACGCTACCAGTCACTTGCAGTCCTGCGATTTAA
- the LOC104768313 gene encoding protein root UVB sensitive 5-like isoform X2, whose product MYCTLRFPLPLHIPRTRTKASCKPKRRRVEHLRCCVQPSLREDDEEADDRSVGAQGRVSIVVERYGNGTSKRYLLDDDDDSPLQGFLEERETKPDNKSQSSNSSETNTLWLPDVVKDFVFPTGFPGSVSDDYLDYMLWQFPTNVTGWICNVLVTSSLLKAVGVGSFSGTSAAATAAASAAAIRWVSKDGIGALGRLLIGGRFGSLFDDDPKQWRMYADFIGSTGSFFDLATQLYPTQFLLLASTGNLAKAVARGLRDPSFRVIQNHFAISGNLGEVAAKVCLS is encoded by the exons atgTACTGTACTTTGCGATTTCCCTTGCCTCTTCACATTCCCCGAACTCGAACAAAGGCGTCTTGTAAGCCGAAACGACGCCGTGTGGAGCACTTGCGATGCTGTGTTCAGCCTAGTCTTCGTGAAGATGACGAAGAGGCCGATGATAGGAG TGTTGGAGCTCAAGGACGAGTTTCGATTGTGGTAGAGAGATACGGAAACGGCACTTCAAAAAG ATATTtgctagatgatgatgatgattcccCTTTACAAGGCTTTCTCGAGGAGCGTGAAACTAAGCCTGATAACAAATCTCAGAGCTCAAATTCCTCAGAAACCAACACGCTTTGGCTTCCAGATGTTGTTAAGGATTTTGTTTTTCCCACAGGCTTTCCTG GGTCTGTTTCAGATGATTACTTGGACTACATGTTGTGGCAGTTCCCTACCAATGTTACCGGGTGGATTTGTAATGTATTAGTCACTTCAAGTCTTCTCAAG GCGGTTGGCGTTGGCTCTTTCTCAGGAACTTCTGCTGCCGCTACTGCTGCTGCTTCCGCTGCAGCCATCAG ATGGGTGTCCAAGGATGGAATTGGAGCTCTTGGTCGTCTTCTTATTG GTGGACGTTTTGGTAGCCTTTTTGACGATGATCCCAAGCAATGGCGCATGTATGCAGATTTTATTGGCAGTACTGGAAG TTTCTTTGATCTGGCTACACAACTATATCCAACCCAGTTCCTACTGCTGGCATCCACGGGAAATCTAGCCAAG GCTGTGGCTAGAGGATTGAGAGACCCTTCCTTCAGGGTGATTCAGAATCACTTTGCCATCTCAGGGAATCTTGGAGAGGTAGCAGCCAAGGTATGCTTGTCAT GA
- the LOC104768312 gene encoding thylakoid ADP,ATP carrier protein, chloroplastic: MGEEKSLLQFRSVPSLRTSDFALTDEPSWSLGNNVSSNRRTVNKRSGGGGFTNFASLSVATRRDRKESQFNGGNDGGGGAFASVSVVIRKEEDEFAPSSAQLLKNPVALLSFVPKDAALFFAGAFAGAAAKSVTAPLDRIKLLMQTHGVRAGQQSAKKAIGFIEAITLIGKEEGLKGYWKGNLPQVIRIVPYSAVQLFAYETYKKLFRGKDGQLTVLGRLGAGACAGMTSTLITYPLDVLRLRLAVEPGYRTMSQVALNMLREEGLASFYKGLGPSLLSIAPYIAINFCVFDLVKKSLPEKYQQKTQSSLLTAVVAAAIATGTCYPLDTIRRQMQLKGTPYKSVLDAFSGIVACEGVIGLYRGFVPNALKSMPNSSIKLTTFDIVKKLIAASEKEFQRIADDNRKKASPNTTDEQT, from the exons ATGGGAGAAGAGAAGTCTCTACTTCAATTCCGTAGTGTTCCTTCACTCAGGACCTCTGATTTTGCACTCACCGACGAACCTTCATGGAGCCTCGGGAACAACGTGTCATCAAATCGCCGGACGGTGAACAAAAGAAGCGGTGGTGGCGGTTTTACCAATTTCGCCTCCTTATCTGTAGCGACTAGGAGAGATCGGAAGGAATCTCAGTTTAACGGTGGGAATGACGGCGGAGGCGGAGCATTCGCGTCGGTTTCGGTGGTGATTCGCAAGGAGGAGGATGAGTTCGCGCCTAGTTCGGCTCAGCTCTTGAAAAATCCGGTCGCTTTACTGTCATTCGTACCGAAAGACGCCGCACTGTTCTTCGCCGGAGCGTTCGCCGGAGCCGCCGCGAAGTCGGTGACGGCACCGCTTGACCGAATAAAGCTCCTAATGCAG ACACACGGTGTTCGAGCTGGACAACAAAGTGCTAAGAAGGCTATTGGTTTCATTGAG GCGATTACTCttattggaaaagaagaagGTCTTAAAGGTTACTGGAAAGGAAATTTACCTCAG GTGATAAGGATCGTGCCTTATAGCGCAGTCCAGTTGTTTGCTTATGAAACATACAAG aAACTCTTTAGGGGAAAAGACGGTCAATTGACTGTTCTCGGAAGGCTCGGTGCTGGTGCTTGTGCTGGCATGACGTCTACTCTG ATTACATACCCTTTAGATGTGCTGAGATTGAGGTTAGCTGTTGAACCAGGTTATCGAACCATGTCCCAG GTTGCCTTGAACATGCTGCGGGAGGAAGGACTTGCATCATTCTATAAAGGTCTCGGTCCTTCGCTTTTAAGTATAGCTCCTTACATTGCCATCAACTTCTGCGTCTTTGATCT GGTAAAGAAATCTCTGCCAGAGAAGTATCAACAAAAGACGCAATCATCTTTGTTAACAGCAGTAGTCGCTGCTGCTATTGCAACTGGTACTTGCTATCCATTAGATACCATAAGAAGACAGATGCAATTGAAGGGTACTCCATATAAATCAGTATTAGACGCTTTCTCAG GTATCGTTGCGTGTGAAGGAGTTATTGGCTTGTACCGTGGCTTCGTTCCCAATGCACTCAAAAGCATGCCAAACAGCAG TATTAAGCTTACTACATTCGACATCGTCAAGAAACTCATTGCAGCGAGTGAGAAGGAGTTCCAAAGAATCGCGGATGATAACAGGAAGAAAGCGAGTCCTAACACAACAGATGAACAAACCTGA
- the LOC104768314 gene encoding vacuolar cation/proton exchanger 4: protein MSWISTESSTNLSLLENGGGSAKPTAETSRRVRRTVSASSMIRKRSDLKLISRVRWEFLRLILTNLQEVLLGTKLFILFPAVPLAVVAHRYGCPRAWVFALSLLGLTPLAERISFLTEQIAFHTGPTVGGLMNATCGNATEMIIAILAVGQRKMRIVKLSLLGSILSNLLFVLGTSLFLGGLSNLHKHQSFDSRQGEMNSMLLYLALLCQTLPMIMRFTMQAEDDGSAVVVLSRVSSFVMLVAYLAFLIFHLFSSHLSPPPPPPLPQREEEEEEEEEEEEDVYDDDVRNKEEEKEAVIGMWSAIFWLIIMTLLVALLSEYLVSTIQDAADSWGLSVGFIGIILLPIVGNAAEHAGAVIFAFRNKLDITLGIALGSATQIALFVVPVTVLVAWTMGIEMDLNFNLLETACLALSIIVTSLILQDGTSHYMKGLVLLLCYVVIAACFFVSNYSTETNTTNHRLTTS from the exons ATGTCTTGGATCAGTACGGAATCGTCTACGAATTTGTCTCTGTTAGAGAATGGCGGAGGAAGTGCTAAACCGACGGCAGAGACGTCGAGGCGTGTGCGGAGAACGGTGTCTGCGTCGTCGATGATAAGGAAGAGATCGGATCTGAAGCTGATCTCGAGAGTTCGTTGGGAGTTTCTGAGACTAATCTTGACGAATCTTCAAGAAGTTCTTCTCGGTACCAAACTGTTCATTCTCTTCCCAGCCGTTCCTCTCGCCGTTGTTGCTCACCGTTATGGATGTCCACGT gcGTGGGTGTTTGCGTTGAGCTTGCTGGGATTGACACCTTTGGCCGAACGTATCAGTTTCCTCACgga GCAAATTGCTTTCCATACCGGTCCAACAG tTGGGGGATTAATGAACGCGACTTGTGGGAACGCCACGGAGATGATAATAGCGATTCTAGCGGTTGGACAAAGAAAGATGAGAATAGTGAAACTCTCACTTCTTGGCTCTATTCTCTCCAATCTTCTCTTCGTCTTAGGCACTTCCCTTTTCCTTGGTGGTCTCTCTAATCTCCATAAACACCAATCATTCGATTCA AGACAGGGAGAAATGAATAGCATGTTGTTGTATCTGGCGCTCTTGTGTCAAACACTACCAATGATAATGAGATTCACAATGCAAGCTGAAGACGATGGATCAGCTGTTGTTGTGTTGTCGAGAGTAAGCAGCTTCGTTATGCTCGTTGCTTACTTGGCTTTCCTCATCTTtcacctcttctcttctcatctctctcctcctcctcctcctcctcttcctcag agggaagaagaagaagaagaagaagaagaagaagaagaggacgtGTATGACGATGACGTGagaaacaaggaagaagaaaaagaagccgTTATTGGAATGTGGAGTGCGATTTTTTGGCTTATTATAATGACACTTCTCGTTGCTTTGCTCTCCGAATACCTTGTCTCCACTATCCAG GACGCAGCAGACTCGTGGGGATTATCAGTGGGATTCATAGGAATCATATTGTTACCAATTGTTGGTAATGCAGCTGAGCATGCTGGAGCTGTCATCTTCGCCTTCCGTAACAAACTC GATATAACTCTTGGAATTGCTCTCGGGTCTGCAACGCAAATTGCTTTGTTCGTG GTACCAGTGACAGTGTTAGTGGCATGGACAATGGGAATAGAAATGGACCTTAACTTCAACCTCCTTGAGACCGCTTGTCTTGCCTTGTCCATTATCGTTACTTCCTTAATATTGCAG GATGGGACGTCGCACTATATGAAAGGCTTGGTTCTTCTCTTGTGTTATGTTGTCATTGCGGCCTGCTTCTTTGTCTCTAACTACTCAA CCGAAACCAATACAACTAATCATAGATTGACGACAAGCTAG
- the LOC104768315 gene encoding uncharacterized protein LOC104768315, whose translation MDPLEYASSYRLLCPVERFEKDKNGQVTTISGKIHHIIKSSYFISDAEDDKSNHHHSMLLRNKTEGEEDNVTYYCWVCQIEMIGKTYYFCSYCRNQYHKECVRSPSEIHSSDHPKHPLQLLWLPEPSRQHQTQCSSCRRAHNELFYYCSLCDFSLHPSCAEKPTSLTINNPKRHKHTLHYFPRMSTLICDVCGLDGDHGYLYICLLCDFIVHKRCVDLPYVIKVSRHDHRLTFTCNLPYKDPTDCGVCHAKIKQNYGEYSCMKEGCVYAVHSRCAMQSDVCDGKELEGEPEITYEKSEMFEDKGDGIIQHPTHPGHQLRLEKKIHNESKHCQACRLPCYDDADCGGNVYRCLQCDDFILHESCAYIPRVKQFMLHVHPLILELSYTASWFRCWQCQRYSCGFAYACGIQERCNYMVLDTLCASISEPFHHHSHPHLLFVTSTQYDSKICSICQSWEVQPLNCVKCDFVLCFRCATLPHTARYQHDEHLLYFSYEEDAKDELYGCEVCEEDIDPRKGLYACNECGVTLHIDCLLGRDPYMKAGQTRTVNWDKTTVHVLPNTYSTRPICKTCRRRCPYKIKIISSHVDDPFCSFDCYKGQ comes from the coding sequence ATGGATCCTCTTGAGTACGCTTCTTCCTATCGTCTCTTATGCCCTGTAGAACGAtttgaaaaagataaaaatggcCAAGTGACAACAATTAGTGGGAAAATCCATCACATAATCAAGAGTTCCTATTTCATTTCTGATGCTGAAGACGATAAGTCCAATCATCATCACTCCATGCTTCTTCGCAACAAAACAGAAGGTGAAGAGGACAACGTAACATATTATTGTTGGGTTTGTCAGATAGAGATGATAGGTAAAACCTATTATTTCTGCAGCTATTGCAGAAATCAGTACCACAAAGAATGTGTTAGGTCTCCTTCCGAGATCCATTCCTCTGATCATCCAAAACATCCTCTTCAACTTCTCTGGCTTCCCGAACCTTccagacaacatcaaacacAATGTTCTTCTTGTAGAAGGGCCCATAACGAGCTATTTTACTATTGCTCTCTTTGCGATTTTTCACTCCATCCATCCTGTGCGGAGAAACCAACATCACTTACTATAAACAATCCGAAAAGGCATAAGCATACCCTTCATTACTTCCCAAGGATGTCCACTTTGATTTGCGATGTTTGTGGGTTGGATGGCGATCACggttacttatatatatgtctccTATGTGATTTCATTGTCCATAAACGATGTGTCGACTTACCATATGTCATAAAGGTATCTCGTCACGATCATCGCCTCACTTTTACTTGTaatcttccttacaaagacccgaCTGATTGTGGAGTTTGTCATgcaaagataaaacaaaattacgGAGAATACTCTTGCATGAAGGAGGGATGCGTTTATGCTGTGCATTCTAGATGTGCCATGCAAAGTGATGTGTGTGACGGGAAAGAACTTGAAGGGGAGCCTGaaataacatatgaaaaatCTGAAATGTTTGAGGATAAAGGGGATGGGATTATACAACATCCCACTCATCCGGGTCATCAATTGAGACTTGAAAAGAAAATTCACAATGAAAGCAAGCATTGTCAAGCGTGCAGACTTCCTTGTTATGATGATGCTGATTGTGGTGGTAATGTGTATCGATGTTTGCAATGTGATGATTTCATTTTACATGAATCATGTGCATATATTCCTCGTGTTAAACAATTTATGCTACATGTTCATCCATTGATTCTAGAACTCAGTTACACCGCAAGTTGGTTTCGATGTTGGCAATGTCAACGATACTCATGCGGCTTCGCATATGCATGTGGTATTCAAGAGAGGTGTAACTATATGGTGTTAGATACACTTTGTGCTTCTATATCTGAGCCGTTCCATCATCACTCTCACCCACATCTCTTGTTCGTTACCTCTACTCAATACGATAGTAAAATATGTTCCATCTGTCAATCATGGGAGGTACAACCTTTGAACTGTGTGAAATgcgattttgttttgtgttttcgtTGTGCCACTCTTCCACATACAGCAAGGTACCAGCATGACGAGCATTTGCTTTATTTCTCTTACgaagaagatgcaaaagatgaGCTTTATGGGTGCGAAGTATGCGAGGAAGATATAGATCCAAGGAAAGGGTTATATGCATGCAATGAGTGTGGTGTCACACTCCACATCGACTGTTTACTAGGAAGAGATCCGTATATGAAGGCTGGACAAACTCGCACAGTAAACTGGGACAAAACAACGGTCCATGTTCTTCCCAACACTTATTCAACTCGACCTATATGCAAAACTTGCCGAAGACGTTGTccttacaaaataaagataatatCATCTCACGTAGACGACCCGTTCTGCTCTTTTGATTGCTATAAAGGACAGTGA
- the LOC104768316 gene encoding protein N-methyltransferase NNT1 isoform X2, whose amino-acid sequence MDIALFSPASLFAADGDSSDGETTTETSQSFVERNHQFPGFELQIREFGFHQLNANLLWPGTFAFADWLLQHRHLIQKRRCLEIGSGTGALAIFLKKEFNLDITTSDYNDQEIEDNIVHNCIANEIIPSLPHIKHTWGDEFPISEPDWDLIIASDILLYVKQYPNLIKSLTFLLKTYKPTNDVSPTECKLNDTELPRPVFLMSWRRRIGKDDESLFFTGCEEAGLEVKHLGNRVYCIKLRQGSL is encoded by the exons ATGGACATAGCCCTCTTCTCGCCGGCGTCCCTCTTCGCCGCCGACGGTGACTCCTCCG ATGGAGAGACGACGACGGAGACGAGCCAGAGCTTCGTTGAGAGGAATCACCAGTTTCCtggattt GAATTGCAAATCCGGGAATTTGGTTTCCACCAGCTGAATGCAAACTTGCTGTGGCCAGGTACATTTGCCTTTGCTGATTGGTTACTTCAGCATCGACACTTGATCCAAAAGCGACGCTGTCTCGAGATTGGAAG TGGCACAGGGGCTCTAGCtatttttcttaagaaagaGTTCAATCTCGACATAACCACTTCGGATTACAATGACCAAGAGATTGAGGATAATATTGTTCATAACTGTATTGCAAACGAGATTATCCCTTCCCTGCCTCATATCAAGC ATACATGGGGCGATGAATTTCCAATCTCGGAACCAGATTGGGATTTGATCATAGCCAGTGATATACTTCTAT ATGTGAAACAGTACCCAAACTTGATCAAGTCTCTCACTTTTCTTCTCAAAACCTACAAACCTACCAATGACGTTAGTCCAACAGAATGCAAGCTAAATG ACACAGAACTGCCTCGTCCGGTGTTCTTAATGAGCTGGAGACGAAGAATTGGGAAGGACGATGAGTCTCTATTCTTTACTGGTTGCGAAGAAGCTGGCCTGGAGGTGAAGCATCTCGGAAACCGAGTTTATTGCATCAAGCTTAGACAAGGCAGCCTCTGA
- the LOC104768316 gene encoding protein N-methyltransferase NNT1 isoform X1, with the protein MDIALFSPASLFAADGDSSDGETTTETSQSFVERNHQFPGFELQIREFGFHQLNANLLWPGTFAFADWLLQHRHLIQKRRCLEIGSGTGALAIFLKKEFNLDITTSDYNDQEIEDNIVHNCIANEIIPSLPHIKHTWGDEFPISEPDWDLIIASDILLYVKQYPNLIKSLTFLLKTYKPTNDVSPTECKLNGADTELPRPVFLMSWRRRIGKDDESLFFTGCEEAGLEVKHLGNRVYCIKLRQGSL; encoded by the exons ATGGACATAGCCCTCTTCTCGCCGGCGTCCCTCTTCGCCGCCGACGGTGACTCCTCCG ATGGAGAGACGACGACGGAGACGAGCCAGAGCTTCGTTGAGAGGAATCACCAGTTTCCtggattt GAATTGCAAATCCGGGAATTTGGTTTCCACCAGCTGAATGCAAACTTGCTGTGGCCAGGTACATTTGCCTTTGCTGATTGGTTACTTCAGCATCGACACTTGATCCAAAAGCGACGCTGTCTCGAGATTGGAAG TGGCACAGGGGCTCTAGCtatttttcttaagaaagaGTTCAATCTCGACATAACCACTTCGGATTACAATGACCAAGAGATTGAGGATAATATTGTTCATAACTGTATTGCAAACGAGATTATCCCTTCCCTGCCTCATATCAAGC ATACATGGGGCGATGAATTTCCAATCTCGGAACCAGATTGGGATTTGATCATAGCCAGTGATATACTTCTAT ATGTGAAACAGTACCCAAACTTGATCAAGTCTCTCACTTTTCTTCTCAAAACCTACAAACCTACCAATGACGTTAGTCCAACAGAATGCAAGCTAAATG GAGCAGACACAGAACTGCCTCGTCCGGTGTTCTTAATGAGCTGGAGACGAAGAATTGGGAAGGACGATGAGTCTCTATTCTTTACTGGTTGCGAAGAAGCTGGCCTGGAGGTGAAGCATCTCGGAAACCGAGTTTATTGCATCAAGCTTAGACAAGGCAGCCTCTGA